One window of Desulfobacterales bacterium genomic DNA carries:
- a CDS encoding ATP-binding protein, translating into MYKRNLYIDKILPFIGKPVIKVITGMRRVGKSFFLQMLMDELKTRKIAKKCILYINKESLDYDFIQNYRDLNRYVKDAFSGVTATKYLFIDEIQEIENWEKAVGSFFADGGFDIYITGSNAHLLSSEIATLISGRYIEIPVYSLSFEEFLLFRNKDKKSAAEEFSVYLWSGGFPAIHHFDLNQEVLYQYIRSIYSTILLKDVIKRNNVRNVSLLENITQYIFNNIGNIFTAKKVSDYLKSQKLRVSIETVQNYISYLVATVAVFKVPRYDVKGKRLLELHEKYFLGDVSLRHALFGYREGDISGVLENLVFLELNRRGYRVYIGKFGNGEIDFIAERENRKIYIQVAYLLSSPETIEREFSVLHALKDNYPKYVISMDNVFGKDVKGIQRVNLIDFLLNPEI; encoded by the coding sequence GTGTATAAAAGAAACTTATATATTGATAAGATCCTTCCGTTTATCGGCAAACCGGTTATTAAAGTCATTACGGGCATGCGACGGGTGGGGAAGAGTTTTTTTCTACAAATGCTCATGGATGAGCTCAAGACCCGTAAAATTGCCAAAAAATGCATTCTGTATATTAACAAAGAATCGCTGGACTATGATTTTATTCAAAACTACAGGGACCTAAACCGCTATGTAAAAGATGCCTTTTCCGGTGTTACGGCAACAAAATATCTGTTTATCGACGAAATACAGGAAATCGAAAACTGGGAAAAGGCCGTTGGGTCATTCTTTGCCGATGGTGGTTTTGACATCTACATCACCGGTTCCAATGCACATTTGCTTTCATCTGAAATTGCCACTCTGATATCGGGACGTTATATCGAAATACCAGTTTATTCTTTGAGCTTTGAAGAATTTCTCCTTTTTAGAAATAAAGACAAGAAAAGCGCAGCGGAGGAGTTTTCAGTCTATTTGTGGTCCGGCGGATTTCCCGCGATTCACCATTTCGATTTAAATCAGGAGGTTCTATACCAGTACATACGCTCCATCTACAGTACCATCCTTTTAAAGGATGTCATCAAAAGAAACAATGTCCGCAACGTATCCTTGCTGGAAAATATCACACAATATATTTTTAATAATATCGGTAATATCTTTACGGCCAAAAAAGTTTCCGATTATTTGAAATCTCAAAAGCTGCGGGTCAGTATTGAAACCGTCCAGAACTATATTTCATACCTCGTCGCAACCGTGGCGGTTTTTAAAGTGCCGCGTTATGACGTCAAGGGCAAGCGGCTGCTTGAGTTGCATGAAAAATATTTTTTAGGGGATGTTTCGCTGCGGCACGCGCTTTTTGGTTATCGCGAAGGTGATATATCCGGGGTGCTTGAAAACCTGGTTTTTCTTGAGCTTAACAGAAGAGGATATCGGGTTTATATCGGAAAATTCGGCAATGGGGAAATTGATTTTATCGCTGAAAGGGAAAACCGAAAAATATATATTCAGGTAGCGTATTTACTGTCATCCCCGGAAACAATTGAAAGGGAGTTTTCAGTTCTACATGCATTAAAAGATAACTATCCCAAATACGTTATCAGCATGGATAACGTTTTTGGCAAGGATGTCAAGGGGATTCAGCGAGTCAATTTAATCGATTTTCTGTTGAACCCTGAAATATAG